One Oncorhynchus mykiss isolate Arlee chromosome 25, USDA_OmykA_1.1, whole genome shotgun sequence genomic window, catggttcaggccccttaattccagtgaagggaaaccttaacgctacagcatacaatgacattctagacaattatgtgcttccaactttgtagcaacagtttggggaaggccctttcctgtttcagcatgacaatgcccccgtgcacgaagcgaggtccatacagaaatggtttgtcgagatcggtatggaagaacttgactgggctgcacagagccctgacctcaaccccatcaaacacctttggaatgaattgtaatgcagactgcaagccaggcctaatcgcccaacatcaatgtccgacctcactaatgctcttttcCAAACATTACTTTTCTGGGCCTGcgttctctttattttcaactctgcATTTCTCTTATTAAATTAATCTCCGACATTGCCACTTTAGCGTCCGTGGATCGATGTTAATTTGTTCTTCCCATTTGACGAATGGCGTATTTGGAGCGTTTACAGTTTGGCCCTAAAGCTTATGCACCATTGCCAGATAATGTTAatcgtttactccatgtgtaactctgtgttgtctgttcacactgctatgctttatcttggccaggtcgcagttgcaaatgagaacttgctctcaactagcctacctggttaaataaaggcgaaataaaaaaaataaaaaataaaaaccaaaaatagttaaataaaaacCTCAATGTAGGCTACAGATATAAAATGCACAATAATTATTAATTGATGGATTTTTTAAGGTAtagttttctctttattcaacccgccATGTCATCCACACAATATTGAATGGCCCTTAAACCGCCCGCCCCTCGTAATCGGCGAGTTATGAGTGAATCCGCACATCACTACGGAACACTATCATTCAACACACCTTGTTAACTCATCTGCAGTAAAATCTCGTacatctctgcagctgccaccacaacatctatatTCTGTGATTTAGGTTCCATTTCTGCGGTACAGTTGATGACCATGACTATGAAGCCAAGTTTACTGAAACACATGATCTCCAGCGAACAAAACAGTATACCGCACCACGCAAATAGGCAGTCTTTCAATTGACATTTTTTCGCATCATTTCATACTGTACTAATTGAGTTTTACTCATATAAAGTTGAGGGAGGTAGAAAGGTAGATTTActtattttattatatattttttttttaaacatgttacTCTGCGGTAATCTTCAATTGCTGACTGGCTTCAATTCAAGAAAATGCATGTGACTCTGGAACGCACCCATTTGGTTCCACCCGTTGACGTCATATTCGAGGCGTGTGCAGACTGTGCACTTCCTTTCAGGAGTTTTGTACAGTATTTTTAATCTCAACCCTGGTACATTCTTTTTGTATCTAACTTTAGGATTTGTTGAAAGACGTCCCTCTTTTGTCGAGGTAACGTTGAATAATCTAGCTACCGTACTTTTAAAACATGTCTTGATTGTACTTTGATCGTTGAACATTATAAATATGTCTAatcagctagccagctagctagtgtttgctagctagttaactacGTAAGTGTACATCGAGCCACTAGCCACGCCGCTAGCTTCTAGCTTTCTGCATGTGTGCAACACTAACCAGCCTGTAATCCATCCAGTTGAATAAAAAGCTTATAGCTAGGTAGCTTGtgatagctagccagctaactagctacttcaGCCTGTTATATGTCAAGTGATGGTCTATGGTTAGCTTCAGACCTAACAGCTTTATATTACCCCCATTACCTTTCAGGACATGGATTTCTCGGTGAGTTATTTTTATCAATCAAGTTTATCATCAATGTATACCTTTATTTAAGCTGGTAAATGTGTTGGTGACGATCATGGTACCAATGAAAGTTCCTTTCTGGTATGCAGCTGGCAGATGCCATAGCGGACGATGTCCCGGGCCAAGCTGAGAAAGCGAGTAACCCCAACCCAAccgcccctcctcctcccactaaCCCAGGATGGCCTGGTGCAGCTCCTGGAGCCCCAACACAGCCCTCTGCTCCTGGGGGATTCCCTGGGGGGCCACAGTCTGGTCCAGGGGCCCCAGGGCAGTTCCCTGGAAGCCAAGGACCCTTCTCTTCTGGTCCCGGAGCCCCAGGGCAGTATCCTGGAGCTCCCTCTGCCCCCGGTGGGTTCCCACCCGGACCAGGGGTACCGGGACAGTACCCAGCCGGGCCCGGAGCGCCGGGACAGTACCCAGCCGGGCCCGGAGCGCCTGGACAGTACCCAGCCGGGCCCGGAGCACCGGGACAGTTCCCTGGACAGTTCCCCCCTGGTGGGACCCCCGGTCATTTCCCTGGAGGCCCAATGCAGTACCCATCTGAACCCTTCCAGACTAGCCCTGGAGCACCCCCAGGACCCTACCCCAACGTGCCTTACCCAGGAGCCCAGCCTGGTGGGGGCATGTATGGGCCTGGAGGTCCAGGAGCTGCCTTCCCCCCTGGAGGAGGCACCTTCCCTGGGTTCCCTGGGGGGGCCTTCCCTCCAATCCCCCCTGGATCATGGAGTCCTGGGGGCGGTGGAGTTTTCCCTCCCCAGCCCGGTCACCCTGGCTCTTTCGGTCCAGGTCCCATGGGACCATATGGGGGATCGGCAGCTCCAGGAGGCATGTTGGTGAGTAAATACATGATTTTAAAACGCTACACATTTGCTTGTTTCCTGGTGCATTTCTATCCTCGGCTTCCCTGCAGCATCTCTGTACACACAGTGTGGCTCTTTGGAGGGGTTTCTAGCCTTGTGTGACCATCCCGATCTCACCAGCTTACACTGAGTGCAATGGTCAGGATGGTGGATCAGGCTAGGGATTTGCTGCAGGGCTGGGGGAAAAAAATGCTGTTGATATTCTAGATACTGCAATAGCATTATATTGGTCTGAGGGCTACGTTTTAGTGTCACTACTGACCACTCTGGACGTGGTAACTAATAATAACAATTGATTGGATTTATATGGTGCTTTTCCAGTGCAGTAATTGGGGTGAAGTACTGTGGTATCTTTTAAAATGTGCACTTTTACATTAGATATGTTGATAAGACAGTTTACCCCTGTTATTGTATTATTCATGAGACACTTCCGGTAGTGCATCTGATGACGACGACATGTCATGTAAATATAACGTCTGTTTCAGCCGGTGCCGTATGAACTGCCTCTCCATGCTGGCATCATGTCCAGGCTGTTGATCACCATTGTAGGGGAACCCATTGTTGGAGGAGAAAGgtaggtactcacacacacacacataccattaaTTAATTAATCCATTCATTTATCTGTTCATTCGTTTGTGCATttatccattcattcattcatttgcaCATTCATTCATACACCTTATCTTATCAAAAGCATGGTCTTTATGTACAGAGCCTTcagcaagtattcagacctcttgactttttccatgttttgttatgttacagccttattctaaaatggattcaataaaaaaatatcctcatcaatcttcacacaatccCATAATAATATCCCATAATAATATCCCATAATAAtattccataatgacatcacaataccccataatgacatcacaataccccataatgacatcacaataccccataatgacatcacaataccccataatgacatcacaataccccataatgacatcacaataccccataatgacaaagtgaaaacaggtttttagaaatgtttgcaaatgtattaaaaataaaaaaacagaaataccttatttacataagtattcggaccctttgctatgagactcgaagtttgccaaaaggcacctaaagactttcagaccatgagaaacaagattctctggtctgattaaaccaagattgaactctttggcctcaatgccaagcgtcacgtcttgaggaaacctggcaccatacccacggtgaagcatggtggtggcagcatcatgctgtggggatgtttttcagcggcagggactgggagactagtcaggatcaaggcaaagaggaacagagcaaagtgcagagagatccttgatgaaaacctgctccagagcactcaggaccttagactggggcgaaggttcaccttccaacaggacaatgatcctaagcacactggcaagacaacgcaggagtggcttcgggacaagtctctgaatgtctttgagtggcccagccagggtccggacttgaacctgatcaaacatctctggagagacctaaaataGCTGTCCAGCagcgctccccattcaacctgacagagcttgagaggatctgcagagtgagaatgggagaaactccccaaatacaggtgtgccaagcttgtagcgtcatacccaagaagactcgaggctgtaatcgctgccaaaggtgtttcaacaaagtactgagtaaagggtctgaatacttatgtaaatgtaatatttcagtttaatttattttataaattagctaaaatgtctaaaaacctgtttttgcttcatcattatcgggtattgtgtgtagattgatgagggggccaaaaactatttaatcagttttagaataaggctataatgtatatgaaaatgtggaaaaagtcaaggggtctgaatactttcctaaggccCTGTATATCCATTCATACTCCTTATCTATAGTCAAATGCATGGTCTTTATGTATATTGGTGATGATAAATGAAAAcagttttgtttttttattacaGGTTCCATGTTGACTTTTTaaaagaggaggacgaggaggacgaTGAAGAGGTTGTGTTCCACCTCAACCCTCGTTTCTATGAACAACAGGTTGTCCGTAACTCCCACCTGGATGGGTGTTGGGGtccagaggagagagatggaggcttCCCCTTCGTTCCTGGACAACGTTTTGAGGTACAGTAGGGTTGGGGGTCCCCTGGTGTTGTGAGGTACAGTAGGGTTGGGGGTCCCCTGGTGTTTTGAGGTACAGTAGGGTTGGGGGTCCCCTGGTGTTTTGAGGTACAGTAGGGTTGGGGGTCCCCTGGTGTTGTGAGGTACAGTAGGGTTGGGGTCCCCTGGTGTTGTTATGTGGGTAGAGAATGTCAACCATTTAAAAATAAAGTAGTGACATTACTTATATAGATGATGTACTGTGACCTCAACTATAGATAATCACTTACCTGTACTGTAAATTAAATTAATGACAATATCTAATACATTTTTCTGACAAAGATCAGTAACTATTAAAGATTTGCACTTTTTTTAAAGCTCTGTATTCGTATTTGAACACAAATGTTATTTAATTgctgagttgttgttgttgtgactgccccccccccccccccccccgccccccctgcAGCTGAAGGTGCTAGTGGAAGAGGACTCGTTTAAAGTAGCCGTGGATGGGAACCATTGTCTGGAGTATGAGCACCGAGCCGGAGGGTTTGAGGACGTCACCCTGCTGCGTGTGGTGGGGGATGTCACTCTCTACAGCGTGGCCCCAAGCATGATCTAACACTCGAGAGCGAGACTACCGcccagtcccaaatggcaccctattccgatAGGCTCTTGtcaaaaaaaagtagtgcactacatagggaatagggtgccatttgggatgtaagtCCAGTTCACTTCACCTGACTGACACTGTGGCCAATGATCTGGATGGGGGGGGGTGCAGCTCACATACCTCTTTTCACACTACCGTGCTGAACCAAACTGTGCTAGCTAGCATGGTTCCAGCAACTGTGGCGGATGGGTAATCAGGCCCGGCTCGGTTTAGCTCCGTGGTGTGAAAAGCCCTACACAGCATGTCCTGTAGGCTATAGGTAAAAAAAGAGATCTAATTATTTGACTGTGTCATTTAAAACGTGGTAGTAATCTATACAAACGAGGGCAAGGAACTAGGCTAAGTAACGGTATCGGAGAAGGAGATATCTGCTTTTTAACGGCAGTTCTAGGGAACGTAACCATATTTATTCTGCATGAAATGTCTCAAggacaaaagggggggggggcgtgtcCTTTTAGCATTTCACAATGTTGTCATGACGGCAGCGAAGTAGACTGTATattgtttttgtatgtctataatTACAAATGAGCCTTTCAGGGTTATGATGcatgttgtgtgtgcgtgtgtgtaaccaATGGACTGAACATCCGTGTAGCTTTTGCTTTGATACACTTTATTCTATTGCAATGCTGTCTGCAAGGCTGAATGGACATGGActagaaggatagagagagagagagagagagagagcctctgTGTACTGTAAGCTGGTCTAGGGTTCATTTAGCTAAGATCATAACAAATGCGTTTAGACATTTTACAGTATTAATCCTCTAGGTCTCGCCGATTTTACGGTCCGTTAAATGTTATGAAGTAGTCAGATCTGCAGCTAAAATTAAATGTAAACTGTCATAGGTAAATCAATGTATCACTTTGTAGATGTTACCAAAGACTTAAGTATTATTTTCAAAATGAAGTTTTGTCAATAAAGAATGAAGAGAGCTGATACATTCTATGACTAGTGGTTTATTTTTCAGCAACTgcctagacgctgatcttgggtcagtttgtGGATTTGACTCATTAATGGATTGGGGGaggagaagctgatcctagatctgtaccggGGGGGAAACCTGAGCGCTGATCGTTATGCCTTGTGATATATTCTAACGAGTATTCATTCATAAGGAATAcgccctgtggataggccaggggtgtaatcattagtcctaaacgttttgcaatggaaatctttcactccaaatggaaaacgTTTTGCAAATGAAAactagtttctattggacaaattcagttagGTCCCGCACCGTTTTGTCCTTTTggttctgtttggttcctagtgaatacgtcccaggttgagaaccactggttgacagaagctgtttttcattttCTTTACGCTTCGGGACACAGGGTCAATGCGCCAAATTAGTTCGCAGCATCATCTGGGTATGTGTGCAACAcatgttcaacattcaccttctgctaccctTTCTGTCAAAGCCTTCGTTACGCATATTAGTTTGACGCATACCTTAAATAAGTCCA contains:
- the LOC110505968 gene encoding galectin-3, which produces MDFSLADAIADDVPGQAEKASNPNPTAPPPPTNPGWPGAAPGAPTQPSAPGGFPGGPQSGPGAPGQFPGSQGPFSSGPGAPGQYPGAPSAPGGFPPGPGVPGQYPAGPGAPGQYPAGPGAPGQYPAGPGAPGQFPGQFPPGGTPGHFPGGPMQYPSEPFQTSPGAPPGPYPNVPYPGAQPGGGMYGPGGPGAAFPPGGGTFPGFPGGAFPPIPPGSWSPGGGGVFPPQPGHPGSFGPGPMGPYGGSAAPGGMLPVPYELPLHAGIMSRLLITIVGEPIVGGERFHVDFLKEEDEEDDEEVVFHLNPRFYEQQVVRNSHLDGCWGPEERDGGFPFVPGQRFELKVLVEEDSFKVAVDGNHCLEYEHRAGGFEDVTLLRVVGDVTLYSVAPSMI